A single genomic interval of Pseudomonas sp. FeN3W harbors:
- the trxA gene encoding thioredoxin TrxA, with protein MSEFITKVSDASFEQDVLQADGPVLVDYWAEWCGPCKMIAPVLDEIAKDYEGKLKVCKLNIDENQETPPKYGVRGIPTLMLFKNGNVEATKVGALSKSQLAAFLDSNI; from the coding sequence ATGAGCGAATTCATCACCAAAGTCAGCGATGCCAGCTTCGAACAGGACGTCCTCCAGGCGGATGGCCCGGTGCTGGTCGATTACTGGGCCGAGTGGTGCGGTCCCTGCAAGATGATCGCTCCGGTGCTCGACGAGATCGCCAAGGATTACGAAGGCAAGCTCAAGGTCTGCAAGCTGAACATCGACGAGAACCAGGAAACCCCGCCGAAGTACGGCGTGCGCGGCATTCCGACGCTGATGCTGTTCAAGAACGGCAACGTCGAGGCGACCAAGGTCGGCGCGCTGTCCAAGTCGCAATTGGCGGCGTTCCTCGACAGCAATATCTGA